GCGCCCGCCGTCGCCGCCCTCGCCCGCCCGTCCGCCCGCGGCCCCCACCCCGTGCAGGTTCTGCCCACCGTCATGGGCACGGCCGTCGGCGCGATCGGCGCCGCCTGCTTCGTGCTCGACGAGCGCTTCGCCCCGCGCCTCGGCCGCCGCTGACGGCCCTGCGACGCGACGCCCGACGGCGACCACACCTAATGTCCGGACATTTATAACGATTTGGTATCGTTTCGGAAACCCCGTTGACGGCATTTTCTCTGCATTACAGAATAAAGGTACGCACCGCCGCGTACTGACTTTCCGGAGAGCCACCCATGATCAAGATCGCCAACGCGCCCGTCTCGTACGGAGTATTCGGGCTTGCCAGGCCCGATCTGGTCACCCTGCCCACCGGCGATGCCCTCCTCGGGCTCGTCCGGGACGCCGGCTACGAGGGGATCGACCTTGGCGCCCACGGGCTCTTCGGCACCGGCGACAGCCTGGTCGACGCCCTAGACCGACACGGCCTCGGCCTGGCTGGCGGCTGGCTCGACTATCCATTCGCAGGCACGGACGCCGAGTTCGCGGCGGCCTTCGACGCGTCGCTGCCTGTGCTGGACGACTTCGCCCTCGTCGCGGCGGCGCAGGACGGCCCCGGCCCGCTCCCGACCATCGCCGACTCGGGCGACGCGGCCCGCAAGGCGTGCCCGGGCGGCGCCCCCGAACTGCAACTGACCGGCGCGGCCTGGGAGCGTTTCGTGACGCGGCTCGAGAAGGTGGCGGCGCATGTCCGTTCCCTCGGCCTCGAGCCGACCTTCCACCACCACGCCGTCACCTACATCGAGACGCCCGCGGAGATCGACGCCTTCCTGCGCGACACGACGATGGACCTCACCTTCGACACGGGGCACCTGCTGCTCGGCGGCGGCGACCCGGCCACCGACTTCGCGCGCTGGGCGCCGCGCGTCAACCACCTCCACCTGAAGGACGCCGACCTGCGGATCCTCGAGGCGGCGAAGGGCTCCGACAACCCGCTGCGCGACGTGTGGGAGAAGCGGGTCTTCGTGGCCCTCGGCGAAGGTGACCTGGATCTGGACGGCATCGCCACCGACATCCTCGCCAGCGGCTTCTCCAGCTGGCTCGTCGTCGAGCAGGACATCGTCGTCATGTCCGAGGCGGACCTGCAACGCGCCATCGCGGACCAGGTGGCCAACCGCGACACCATCCGGCGGTGGTTCGCATGACGCGCCCCCGCATCGCCGTCATCGGCCTGGGAGGTATCGCCCAGTCGGTCCACCTGCCGCTGATCCAGCGCAACCGGGCCGACGTCGACCTCGCCGCCGTCGTCGAACTGTCCGCTTCGCGGCTCGCCGTCCTCGCCGACCGCTACGGCGTCCCTGCGGGCGGACGATTCACCAGTCTGGAGGCCCTGCTCTGTGCCCTCGCGGACGGCTCCGTGCGGATCGACGCCGCCATCGTCGCCACCGGGGGCGGCCACACCGACGAGACGCTCGCCCTCATCCGCGCCGGCGTGAAGGTGCTCGTGGAGAAGCCCCTCGGCTGGAGCCCTCAGGACCTCGAAGCGCTGGAGCAGGGCCTCGCCGACCTCCGCCGCGATCCCCGCGACTGGCTGCGCATCGGCTACATGAAGGAACACGATCCCGCGGTCGCCGCGGCCCGGGAGATCCTCGCTGACGTGGTCCCCCGCGAGGTGCGCGTCGAGGTGCTGCACCCCGCCGACGGCGCCCAGATCCGGTTCGCGCGGCTCGAACCGGCCGCTGACGACGTGGAGCCTGCGACGCTCGCGGCCCTGACCGCCCGCGGTGCCCGCTCGATCAGCGAGGCGACGGGGGCCGACGACGACACGCTGCGCAGGTTGTGGTCCAACGTCGTCCTCGGCTCCGTGATCCACGACATCGCCCTCACCCGGCACCTGGGGCTCGGCCTCGACCGCGTGCTCCACGCCCGCAGGCAGGGTGACCAGTTCCCCGGCTCGGTGTTCGGCGTGGGTCTCACCACGGCAGACGTTCCCTGGAACCTGGGCTGGCATTTCATCTCCGACTACCCCGAATACCGCGAAACCGTCACCGTCCACCACGAAAGGGGAACCGTCCAACTCGAGTTCGCGACGCCCTACATCCTCAACGCACCCACCGTCCTGCGGGTGTGCGACGGAGGAGACCAGTTGAGCAGCCAGGTCAGTACACGCACCTGGCCCCAGGAGGAGGCGTTCGAGCGTGAGCTCCGCGCACTCCTCACCCTCGCCAGCGGCGGAAACTGCGGGGGTTCATCCCTCGCGGAAGCCCGCACAGACCTGGCCAGCGCACAGGCCCTCTGGGGTGCCTGTGCCATCTCCGCCGGCCTCGACGTCGTGGCCGGCAGTGGGGATGCGGCTCCCCGCCAGTGACGGCGACCCGCACCCAGCACCCTCTCGAAAGGAAAGAGATGCAGTTCATCGCAAAGGCGACGAGGACCGTCGCCCTGGTGGGCGCCGCGGCGCTCGCCCTGTCCGCGTGTTCACCGTCCGCCACCCCTTCCTCCTCCCCCACGGCCGGCGGAGGAGAGTCCAGCACCAGCGCCCCCGCGGGCAAGGTGAGCCTCTCGATCATGACCAACGCCATCTCCGGCGGCAAGAACGCCGCCGAGGCGGACTGGATCGCGAACTTCGTGATCCCCGAGTTCACCGCGGCCCAGAAGGCCAAGGGCGTCGAGGTCGAGGTCAAGTACGAGCCACAGGGCGTCGACGACGAGGACTACAAGACCAAGATCGCGCTCGACCTCAGCTCCGGCAAGGGCGCCGACATCCTCGGCATCGACGGCATCTGGACGGGCGAGTTCGCCCAGGCCGGCTACATCAAGCCGCTGAACCAGGTGGCGAAGGACGCCGACAGCTGGGACGGCTGGGACCAGATGACCGAGGCGGTCCAGCAGGCCCTCTCGTTCGAGGGCGAGCGCTACGGCATCCCGCAGGGCTCCGACGGTCGCGTCATCTACTACAACAAGACCCTGTTCCAGCAGGCAGGGCTCCCGACCGACTGGCAGCCCACCTCCTGGGACGAGATCCTGGAGACCGCGCGCACACTGAAGAAGATCGACGGCGTCGTCCCGATCCAGCTCAACGCCGGCACCGCCATGGGTGAGGCCACCACCATGCAGGGCTACCTCCCGATGCTGATGGGCACCGGTCAGAAGCTGTGGGCCGACGGCAAGTGGTACGGCGACACGCAGGGCATGCGTGACGTGCTCGGCCTGTACAAGACGATCTACATCGACGAGGGCCTCGGCGACCCGATCCTCCAGCAGGAGGCCTCCGGCCGCGACACCTCGTTCCAGGAGTTCGCCGCCGGCAACATCGCCATCCTCCTCGAGGGCGACTACTTCTGGCGTTCGGTGATCAACCCGGCCGAAGGCGTCGGCACCGCACCGATGGCCGACCGCGACACGATCGTCGGCTACGCCAAGATCCCCGCCATGAAGCCGGGCTCCGGCGTCAACGGCCAGGACTTCGTCTCGATGTCGGGCGGCACCGGTCGCGTGCTCAACCCCAACTCGGCCAACCCTGACCTCGCCTGGGAGCTGCTGGCGTTCATGAACTCGCCCGAGGCATTCGAGGCCCGCGCAGCCGGCACCCTGTCGATCTCGCCCCGCCAGGACGTCAACGACAAGCTGCTCGCCTCCGACAAGATGCTCACCTTCGTCAACACCGAGGTCCTGCCCATCACCGCCTACCGCCCCGGCCTCGCCGAGTACCCCGAGGTCTCCGCGAAGCTGCAGCAGGCCACCCTCGACGTCGTCTCCGGGTCCTCGGTCGACGACGCTGTCAAGGCCTTCGCCGACGCCCTCCCGGGCATCGTGGGCGGCGAAGACAAGATCGCGAGCTGATCACTCGTGACCACCTCCACCGCGTCGGCGCCGGGAACCAGGAGTTCCCGGCGCCGGGCGGAGGACGTGGCG
The DNA window shown above is from Tessaracoccus defluvii and carries:
- a CDS encoding sugar phosphate isomerase/epimerase family protein translates to MIKIANAPVSYGVFGLARPDLVTLPTGDALLGLVRDAGYEGIDLGAHGLFGTGDSLVDALDRHGLGLAGGWLDYPFAGTDAEFAAAFDASLPVLDDFALVAAAQDGPGPLPTIADSGDAARKACPGGAPELQLTGAAWERFVTRLEKVAAHVRSLGLEPTFHHHAVTYIETPAEIDAFLRDTTMDLTFDTGHLLLGGGDPATDFARWAPRVNHLHLKDADLRILEAAKGSDNPLRDVWEKRVFVALGEGDLDLDGIATDILASGFSSWLVVEQDIVVMSEADLQRAIADQVANRDTIRRWFA
- a CDS encoding Gfo/Idh/MocA family protein, which translates into the protein MTRPRIAVIGLGGIAQSVHLPLIQRNRADVDLAAVVELSASRLAVLADRYGVPAGGRFTSLEALLCALADGSVRIDAAIVATGGGHTDETLALIRAGVKVLVEKPLGWSPQDLEALEQGLADLRRDPRDWLRIGYMKEHDPAVAAAREILADVVPREVRVEVLHPADGAQIRFARLEPAADDVEPATLAALTARGARSISEATGADDDTLRRLWSNVVLGSVIHDIALTRHLGLGLDRVLHARRQGDQFPGSVFGVGLTTADVPWNLGWHFISDYPEYRETVTVHHERGTVQLEFATPYILNAPTVLRVCDGGDQLSSQVSTRTWPQEEAFERELRALLTLASGGNCGGSSLAEARTDLASAQALWGACAISAGLDVVAGSGDAAPRQ
- a CDS encoding extracellular solute-binding protein, giving the protein MQFIAKATRTVALVGAAALALSACSPSATPSSSPTAGGGESSTSAPAGKVSLSIMTNAISGGKNAAEADWIANFVIPEFTAAQKAKGVEVEVKYEPQGVDDEDYKTKIALDLSSGKGADILGIDGIWTGEFAQAGYIKPLNQVAKDADSWDGWDQMTEAVQQALSFEGERYGIPQGSDGRVIYYNKTLFQQAGLPTDWQPTSWDEILETARTLKKIDGVVPIQLNAGTAMGEATTMQGYLPMLMGTGQKLWADGKWYGDTQGMRDVLGLYKTIYIDEGLGDPILQQEASGRDTSFQEFAAGNIAILLEGDYFWRSVINPAEGVGTAPMADRDTIVGYAKIPAMKPGSGVNGQDFVSMSGGTGRVLNPNSANPDLAWELLAFMNSPEAFEARAAGTLSISPRQDVNDKLLASDKMLTFVNTEVLPITAYRPGLAEYPEVSAKLQQATLDVVSGSSVDDAVKAFADALPGIVGGEDKIAS